The window CACGGTCGAAGAGGCCGAGCGCGAGCGCCAGGCCAAGGTGATTGCCGCCGAGGCTCAAGCCCAGGAGAACCTGGTCAAGGACATCAAGGCTGCCGAAGCCGCCGAGCAGGCCGCGAAGCACCGGGCACAGGAAGAGCTCACGCTCGCCGAGGCTCGCCAGCAGGCCGCCGAGCTCGATGCCCAGGCCAAGATCCGGTTGGCTGAAGGAACCCAGGCAGAAGCGGCCGCCGCCGGGCTGGCCGACGTTCAGGTGCGCGACCGCGACGCCGAAGTCATCGAGAAGGTCGGCCGGGCCGAGGCGGCCGCGGCTCGCGAGAAGGCACTCGTCGAAGCCGAGGCGATCCGCGAGAAGCTCACCGGCGAGTCCGAGGGTCTGACCAAGAAGGCGGCCGCCATGGCCGCTCTCGACGAAGCCAGCCGCGAGCACGAAGAATTCCGGCTGCGCCTCGAAATGGAGAAGGACGTCCGGATGGCCGGGCTCAACGTCCAGCGCGACGTCGCCGAGGCGCAGGCCAGCGTGCTGGCGACCGGACTGGAGCAGGCTGACATCAGCATCGTCGGCGGCGAGAGCGTGTTCTTCGACCGGCTGATGAACTCGATCTCGCTCGGCAAGGGCGTTGACGGTTTCGTCAACCATTCCAACGTCGCGAGCACCGTCGCCGAGCCCTGGTTGAACGGCTCGTCCAATGTCATCGAGGACATCATGGGCTTGGTCGGCTCCGTCGGCACCGAGGATCTCAAGAACCTCACGGTGTCGGCGCTGTTGATGCAGCTGATCAACAAGGGCGGACCGAACCGGGCGAAGCTCGAGCAGCTGCTCGACACCGCCCGCACCCTCGGCTTCGCCGATCAGCCTGTCGCGGCCCTGACCGGCTCGAAGCAGTAACGCCGACGTGTCCGAGACCGCGACTGAAACTCCCGCGGAACCGGCCGAGACCGCGGAGGACCCGAACGCCGGCCTGGAAGCCGGCACGTACGAGGTCCTCCGGACCCGGCTCCGGGATCATGCCGCCGAACTCTCCAGGCGCGCCGAAGCGCTCAACGCGCAGCGCCTGGAGGTCTTCGGCGGCACCCAGCTGGAGTTGATCGGCACCGAACGGATCCGCACGGAGCACAACTGCGTACCCCGCGACATCGTGTCGCTAGGACTGCCCGGCGCTGACGGTGCCGGCGGGCTGATGCTCTTCGGCTACAACGTCTTCATCGGGATGAAGCCTGAGACCGGCGTCGGCGACGTCTTCTCCGTGCACCAGTTCTCCCGGGCGCCGGGCGACGACGGGAACGCGGCGTTCCGGTTCGACGACGCCGACCCGAGCGAGCTGCCAGGGCTGTTCGACGCTGAGCGCTTCCAGCGCGATTTCGCCGACATGTACCGGTACTTCCGGGAGACCCGGCTGCTACAGCTTCGGCGTACCGAGGACAAGCTGCTCGCCGTCTTCCAGACCGGACCGAGCATCGACGACACCCGGGTACTGCGCTGGCGGATGGGTACCGGGGGTCCGATCGAGTATCAGGACAACCGTGGCGATCGCGACAACACGTTCCCGCGCTCACACGACTTCGAGTGGGTCGAGACCACCCGCGAGGACCACGTCACCGGCCGGTACCCGCACATCTCCATCGACGGGGCCGTGTTCGTGGAAACCACTGGCGGCCAGCTCACCATCAAGGTGGAGAACAACACCGAGAGCGGTGAAGGCGTCTACAGCGAGCCGGTCGAGGACCCGCTGCAGAGTCTGGCCGACGCGGATGTGTTCTATGCCCGGGTCGGCGCTCTGATCCTGCTGCGGATCCGGCCTTACAACGAGACCACCTGGCGCCACCTGGTCTTCAACATCCAGACCAAGAGTGTGGTGCGCCTCGACGGCATCGGCCAGGCGTGTCTGGAGCTGCCCGAGGACCACGGCATCATCTTCCCCGGTGGCTACTACCTCAGCACCGGTGAGAGCCGGACTTTCGAGACCGACGTCACCGATCTCGAGTTCAAACGCACCATCCGCTCCCCCAACGGCGAAGACGTGCTGTACGTCTTCCATGCCAGGGACGAGGGCCGCACCCTGCTGCTGCCCTACAACGTGATCCGCAAAGAGGTCGCCAACCCGATCCCCTGCCACGGATACTCCCTGTTCGACGACGGCACGCTCGTCATTCTGCGCGCCACGTCCGAGGAGCCGACCCGCGTACACCCACTGCAGGTCTGGCAGACACCCTTCCAGTCCGACACCTATGCGGCCTCCCAGCCGGTCGGCACCGGGCCACTGGAGCGGGTGGGCAACGCCGAGCTCGTCCGGGGTATCTCCGACTGCCTATCGATCACCCGGATGATCGGCGAGATGGCGCCGTCGGCGGCGGTGTTCGAGGCGATCATCGCCGCTTGTGCACGGGCCTTCGACAGCTACCACTGGCTCGGCGAGCAAGACCTCTCCGATCTGCGCAAGCCCGTTGTGGAGATCCGCGCCACCGCCGAGCAGGTGCTCGACGAGTTCGAGAACGTCCAGGCGCTCACTGGGCAAGCCACCGCCGCCCTGGAGAAGGCAGCGGCGGATATCGCGTCGCTGGTTCGCCGGGTGCGCGGAGAGGCTCCGCGGTCCGCCCAGGCCTGGGTCACCCAGCTGGCCGAACTGCGCCAAGCCAAGGGCCACCTGGTCACGTTGCGCGATATGCGCTACATCGATCCGCAGCGCATCGACGAGCTCGACTCGAACCTCGACGACGAGCTCGGAGTCGCCGCCGAGCGTGCGGTCGAGTTCCTGCAGCGCGACGATGCCTTCAGCGGGTACCACGACGAAGTCGAGCAGCTGGTCGCACAGGCCGAGTCGATTCCGTCCGTGGCCGACGCGACCGGCGTGGCCGAGAAACTGGCCGAGCAGTCGCAGGCGCTGGAGACTGTCACCGAGGTCATCGGCTCGCTGGACATCGCCGACGCGACCATGCGTACCGCCATCCTGGAGCGGATCGGCGAGGTGCTCGGTGCGCTCAACCGGGCCCGGGCCACGCTCGAAGGCAGGCGGCGCGACCTGCTCGCCACCGAAGGACGCGCCGAGTTCGCTGCCGAGTTCGCTCTGCTTGGACAGGCCATCACCGGCGCGTTGGCGGTGGCCAACACGCCGGACGCATGCGACGACCAGCTCGGCAGGCTGCTGCTCCAGGTCGAAAACCTCGAGGCACGCTTCTCCGAGTTCGACGACTTCCTCGCCGAGCTGGAGACGAAACGCGACGACGTCTACGAGGCGTTCTCGTCGCGCAAGCAGGCCCTGGTCGACGAACGTACCCGGCGCGCCGATCGGCTCGCCGACTCCGCCGAACGCATCCTCACCAATGTGCGGCGGCGGGTCGCCTCCATGGGATCGGTCGAAGAGGTCAACACGTACTTCGCCTCCGACGCCATGGTGTCCAGGCTGCGCAGTGTCGCTGGTGAACTCCGCGAGCTGGGTGACCAGGTCCGGGCCGAGGAGCTCGACGGCCGGATCAAGGCCGCACAGCAGGAGGCCGGCCGGGCCCTCCGGGACCGCCTGGACCTCTACGACGACGGCGGCGAGACGATCCGGTTCGGGCCGCACCGCTTCGCGGTCAACACCCAGCCGACCGACCTCACGCTGGTCCCCCAAGACGGTCAGATGGTCTTCGCCGTCACCGGCACCGACTTCCACACCCCGGTCGAGGATCCTGAGTTCCAGAAGACGAAGCCGTTCTGGGATCAGCTGCTGGTGTCCGAGTCGCCGGAGGTCTACCGCGCCGAGCACCTCGCCGCATCTATCCTGGCTACCGCCGAAGACCGGGCCGACGAGTCCGGACTGACGCTCGAACAGCTGCATGAAGCCGCTGTGACCGACGACGGCCTGCTGGGCCTGGTGCGCCGGGAAGCGGAGAACCGCTACGACGAGGGCTACGAGCGCGGCGTCCACGACCACGACGCCGCGGCGATCCTCGAGACTCTGCTGCGGCTGCATGCCGCTGCCGGATTGCTGCGTTACCCGCCGGCAGCCCGCGCGGCGGCTCAGCTCTTCTGGGCGTTCGGCGCGGGAGATGACGCGAGATCGAGCTGGACCACGCGCGCGGTGTCCCTGCACAAGGCCAGAGCCGCATTCCGGTTCCACCGCTCGGACACGATCGACGCACTGTGCGCCGAGCTGCAGGAGGCCGTCGATGCCTTCGTCGGTCCCGTCGGCCTGGCATCCGACGACGGTGAGATCGCCCTCGCCGGCGAGTACCTGTTCGAAGAGCTGGCCGACCCGGGCGCTGGATTCGTCACCAGCGCAGGCGCCAAGAAGCTGCTGGATGGGTTCCGGCGCGCGCTGAGCCGGCGTTCCGGCAGCGGGTCCCGCCAGGCCTTCGAGGACGACCTCCGGGCACTGGAATCGGACTTGGCCGCCCGTCACCAGCTGGTGCACGCCTGGCTGAGCTCGTTCCTCGCCGCCTCCGGAAAGACTGGCAGCAAAGATGGGGCCGGGACCAACGACGTCCCCGGCGGGCATTCACCGACGACGGACCTTCCCGAGGCGATTGCGCTGGAGCTCTGCGGCGCTGCTCTCACTCGCCACGACTCCGCGGCGTCACTGTCCGCCAGCGTGACCGGCCTGCTCGGGACCCACCCCCGCATCACCGAACGCACACTGCATATCCGCCTCGATGAGTTGCTCGCCCGCACCCGGCGTTTCCGCACCGAGCGGATTCCGGCGTATCGCGCCTTCCAGCGCCAACGCGCGGCGCTCATCGAACGGCAGCGGCACGTCCTGCGCCTCGATGAGTACAAACCGCAGGTCATGAGCGGCTTCGTGCGCAACCGTCTCCTCGACGAGGTGTATCTGCCACTGATCGGCGACAACCTCGCCAAGCAGATGGGCACCACCGGCGACTCCCGGCGCACCGACCAGAGCGGCCTGCTGATGCTGATCTCGCCGCCCGGGTACGGCAAGACGACGTTGATGGAGTACGTCGCCAGCCGCCTCGGATTGGTGTTCGTCAAGGTGAACGGTCCGGCGCTCGGGCACGGCGTCACATCCGTCGACCCGGCGGAGGCGCCCAACGCCACCGCGCGGCAGGAGGTCGAGAAGATCAACCTGGCGCTCGAGATGGGCAACAACGTGTTGCTGTATCTCGACGACATCCAGCACACCAATCCGGAGCTGCTGCAGAAGTTCATCTCGATGTGTGACGCCCAGCGCCGCATGGAAGGTGTGTGGAACGGGCGCACCCGCACGTACGATCTCCGGGGCAAACGATTCGCGGTCTGCATGGCGGGTAACCCGTACACCGAGGAGGGCAAGCGGTTCCGGGTGCCGGACATGCTGGCCAACCGGGCCGATGTGTGGAACCTGGGTGATGTGCTCTCCGGCCGCGACGATCTGTTCGCGCTGAGCTACATCGAGAACTCGCTCACAGCGAACCCGGTGCTGGCGCCGGTGGCGAGCCGTGACCGCGACGACATCGACCTGCTCGTCCGGCTGGCCCGGGGTGACGAGTCAGCACAGGCGGACCAATTGTCGCATCCGTACTCGTCGGTTGAGCTCGAGCAGATTCTCTCCGTGTTGCGCAAGATGCTGCGTGTGCAGGAGATCGTCCTGATGAACAACCAGGCGTACATCGCCTCGGCCGCGCAGTCGGACGCGGGGCGCACCGAGCCTCCGTTCCAGCTTCAGGGCTCGTACCGGAACATGAACTCCATGGCCGCCCGGGTAGTCGCCGTCATGAACGAAGACGAGCTCGAGGCGATGGTCGACGACCATTACGTGGGTGAGGCACAGACGCTCACCTCGGGCGCGGAGGCCAACCTGCTCAAGATGGCCGAGCTTCGCGGGCGGTTGACGCCGGAGCAGGCCGATCGGTGGGAAGAGGTGAAGGCCGGTTTCCTCCGGGCGCAGGCGCTGGGTGGAAGCGAGGAGGATCCGATGAGCCGGGCGGTCGGCGCTATCGGTCTGCTGGCCGATCGCGTAGGCGGCATCGAGAATGCGATCGCGCAGGTCACCGAGCGGGCCTTCGAACCGTCGACGCGGGGCGCCCGCGCCAAGCGCCCGAAGGGCCACCACGCCGACTGACCCATCCCCTAGCGATCATCTACGGGCGGGCGCGACCCGCTCGGGGAACGTCCCCCGGCATCTCTGTTGATCATGGGCAGATGGCACCTGTTCGAGCTCGAATAGGTGCCATCTGCCCATGATCAACGGGGGCGGGTGGGTGTTGGGCGTACCGGGGCGGGATGGGGAGGGTTTTGGGCTTATGAGGCCAGTGCTTCGATGGCGGCCTCGGCGAGCACCAGGACGTCGTCCGGTTCGATGTCTTCAAGATCGATCGAACCACCGGTGATGAACAGGCCCTCGGTGTGGAACTGGAACATGTTCACCTGGCCCTCCTCGGAGTGCATGACATGCCCTTCCACGCCGCCGACACGCACCTCCTCGGCGTGTTCGACGTCCGCCAGATCCATCCCGATCAGCTCGCTGGAGAAGCTCACCTCAACGCTCGCGATGCCGTTACCCGCTGCCCGCCACTCGCAGGTGAGCACGTCGAGCCCGTCCACCGGGCCGACCTCGACATGATCGTATTGGGTCGCGATGTCCGCGCCGGCCTCCAGGACCTCCTCAGGGCACGACCCGGGTACAGCGCCTCCCCCACGCGGGGCTTCGTCGAGATCGTCCTCGGCGGGATCGTCGTCCGCGGTTCCGTTCTCGGGTTCGGCCTCGCCGCCCTCGTCCACACCATCAGCGTCGCCGTCGCCGTCGCCGTCCGCAGCGTCGTCGTCCTCGGCGCCGGCGTTCTCGTCGTCACCCGGCACATCGTTCTCAGGTGCGACATCGGTGTTCTCGGCGGTGGGCGACGGCGCGTCAGCCGCATCGTCATCCGAACCACAGGAGGCCACGGCAAGCGTCAGCACC is drawn from Phytoactinopolyspora mesophila and contains these coding sequences:
- a CDS encoding DNA repair ATPase, with the translated sequence MSETATETPAEPAETAEDPNAGLEAGTYEVLRTRLRDHAAELSRRAEALNAQRLEVFGGTQLELIGTERIRTEHNCVPRDIVSLGLPGADGAGGLMLFGYNVFIGMKPETGVGDVFSVHQFSRAPGDDGNAAFRFDDADPSELPGLFDAERFQRDFADMYRYFRETRLLQLRRTEDKLLAVFQTGPSIDDTRVLRWRMGTGGPIEYQDNRGDRDNTFPRSHDFEWVETTREDHVTGRYPHISIDGAVFVETTGGQLTIKVENNTESGEGVYSEPVEDPLQSLADADVFYARVGALILLRIRPYNETTWRHLVFNIQTKSVVRLDGIGQACLELPEDHGIIFPGGYYLSTGESRTFETDVTDLEFKRTIRSPNGEDVLYVFHARDEGRTLLLPYNVIRKEVANPIPCHGYSLFDDGTLVILRATSEEPTRVHPLQVWQTPFQSDTYAASQPVGTGPLERVGNAELVRGISDCLSITRMIGEMAPSAAVFEAIIAACARAFDSYHWLGEQDLSDLRKPVVEIRATAEQVLDEFENVQALTGQATAALEKAAADIASLVRRVRGEAPRSAQAWVTQLAELRQAKGHLVTLRDMRYIDPQRIDELDSNLDDELGVAAERAVEFLQRDDAFSGYHDEVEQLVAQAESIPSVADATGVAEKLAEQSQALETVTEVIGSLDIADATMRTAILERIGEVLGALNRARATLEGRRRDLLATEGRAEFAAEFALLGQAITGALAVANTPDACDDQLGRLLLQVENLEARFSEFDDFLAELETKRDDVYEAFSSRKQALVDERTRRADRLADSAERILTNVRRRVASMGSVEEVNTYFASDAMVSRLRSVAGELRELGDQVRAEELDGRIKAAQQEAGRALRDRLDLYDDGGETIRFGPHRFAVNTQPTDLTLVPQDGQMVFAVTGTDFHTPVEDPEFQKTKPFWDQLLVSESPEVYRAEHLAASILATAEDRADESGLTLEQLHEAAVTDDGLLGLVRREAENRYDEGYERGVHDHDAAAILETLLRLHAAAGLLRYPPAARAAAQLFWAFGAGDDARSSWTTRAVSLHKARAAFRFHRSDTIDALCAELQEAVDAFVGPVGLASDDGEIALAGEYLFEELADPGAGFVTSAGAKKLLDGFRRALSRRSGSGSRQAFEDDLRALESDLAARHQLVHAWLSSFLAASGKTGSKDGAGTNDVPGGHSPTTDLPEAIALELCGAALTRHDSAASLSASVTGLLGTHPRITERTLHIRLDELLARTRRFRTERIPAYRAFQRQRAALIERQRHVLRLDEYKPQVMSGFVRNRLLDEVYLPLIGDNLAKQMGTTGDSRRTDQSGLLMLISPPGYGKTTLMEYVASRLGLVFVKVNGPALGHGVTSVDPAEAPNATARQEVEKINLALEMGNNVLLYLDDIQHTNPELLQKFISMCDAQRRMEGVWNGRTRTYDLRGKRFAVCMAGNPYTEEGKRFRVPDMLANRADVWNLGDVLSGRDDLFALSYIENSLTANPVLAPVASRDRDDIDLLVRLARGDESAQADQLSHPYSSVELEQILSVLRKMLRVQEIVLMNNQAYIASAAQSDAGRTEPPFQLQGSYRNMNSMAARVVAVMNEDELEAMVDDHYVGEAQTLTSGAEANLLKMAELRGRLTPEQADRWEEVKAGFLRAQALGGSEEDPMSRAVGAIGLLADRVGGIENAIAQVTERAFEPSTRGARAKRPKGHHAD